Part of the Chanodichthys erythropterus isolate Z2021 chromosome 13, ASM2448905v1, whole genome shotgun sequence genome is shown below.
AAGTCTTCTATTTGTTCATGATTTACACATAATAAATGACGACAAGACCGAGAGTGTATATTGGTGGAATGACTTGGCTTGGTTCggtttgcttttccactgcagtttaGTACCGATTGAAAGTGGGTGGGATTATAGACTGATCCTTATAGTTGCACCGCCTTTACTGCCGTGGATCCGCTCCTTGCCTACCAACAAGGCTGCACCTCGTCTACTGACCACAATACAGCCATTGCGTGTGGCGGTcgtttaaaaaaagttgtgcGAACAAATGATACTGCGGTGGCTGTTACTGACTATTTAAATCTAGCAGGTTTAGTGTCTTGTTTCTCAAATCCAATGACATTGGTAGTGATgattctctctgaccaatcagtgatctgcagtatttatttacacatCAAATTTAGTATCGGTACAGCATGCTTGAAACCTCCACCGAGGTAGTATTTAAGCGAGCCGTACTGTTCCGTACCGAGCCatcccatgcagtggaaaagcgcctTATGAGAGCTTTAGCAGTCTGACTCATGTGGCGGTTTCAGGAATATTGCAGCGCATCTCACCTTGGTCAGTTTTGGTGGCTGGTTTCCAGTTTTCTGCGCTTATGACAGGCAGGCAGACCTGTCCCTTCTCGTCAATGTTGGGGTGGTAGATCTTCGTTTTGAACGTGATCTTCGGTGGTTTGAATGGGTACTCTGCAGGGAAGATGATCTCGATCCTGAACGCCCCTTTGTCATATGGAGGGTTGTCCTGTGGGAGAATAAGGTTAAATGAGGTGAGCACAGCTTAGTCTATATGGTATATAATTAGAAACAAATGGATGTTGACAACAGGACAGAAGGGTGAATGCATGTAGTATGAGATCAGATATGGCTGACTGCATTATAAAAGCATGGATTTCATCCAGGTCTAAATGCAGTCTAGCTCTAAAATGcacaagaaatatgttcaacaATGACCATAATGCAATGTTTTAGTACAGTGGTGCCCAAACTTTTTGCTACAAAACTGACTGAGGGCCATGGGCCAAAAGTACATGTTGCTTTACATCcagtaatattatattaaaatttacATCAAATCAAATTCACTCATGTTCTCTACatttcaatgcaaaaataaaagataaattagAAATTAAGATGCTTCAATggcatgtttttttccccccatattTCTCCCCTCTTGTAATATGGCATGACAGGCCAAATCAAAGGTCATCAAAGGTCAGCCATTTTTGGCCCACAGGCCATGGTTTGGGTATCTGTTTTAGTATCTACAAAACACTTCACATGcaaatcagaatcagaatcgtAATGCTATGTTATAACATAATTCCCAGGCTTGACTTTATGCATATGCAAATGtttaacatgtaaatacaattcATAACAGAAtgatgaaatataaacatttagtaAACTTACTGGAACAATGAGGCCTTGCCATGTCAATATGTTTGATTCATCAACTTGAATGTTACGGAAGTTTTTCATTCCAGATTTGCGGATTTCTTCAAGCTCCTGATAAAAACAAGGGTTGTAAACAAGGATGTGTTAGATACTATTAGTGGGTTCGCAACTTTTACTTGTGGAGCAGAAATATAGAAACTCTGAGATGGTTAAGTTTATGATAAagaaatctttttttacagcacAATCACCATTATTTAGGTATTTACAAAGCAAATAAATGAATTAGGAATTACAGTGGAGTTTACAACATTGGCCAGCAGCTTCTATGGATCTATATTACGGTCAAGACACCATAGCCAAGAGTAACCTGAGCCAGGTCTTGACCTAATGAGTCGGAGAAATTACCCCTTCCTCAGCAGCTTACTGTAAATAACTGACCCGAAGTACAAGTTAATACAACAACAAACCACACTATAAATGTCTGAAGGACCATGCAGCATCATATCCAAAAACTATTGCTCTAACATAATGCTGTCTGAGATGTCTATTCACTTCCACATACAGCTGCAACTAAGTATTACATTGAAAATCGACTAATCTGTCAATTATTCCTCTGACTAATCGACGATTAATCAGATTAAACACCaaatttctatctatctatatatatatagcctgtGTCCACTGCTATAATCCAGTTGTGTTTTGTCTATAGAAATGTTATTAACTCCTGTAAAGTGGCATGACTTGTGATGTTTTCTGTGCACAGCACTCAGACATAATAGATAATCAAATTAGTTATTGATTATTTTCATTATGCAATTTATCAATTAGTTGTCCTAGTCTCAAGTTCATAATGTATGAAATGAAACATCAACAATTACATATTCAAAAATAGGTACTATGGAAAGAGTGTGTTTTTACTGTCCTGGGAGGATTACCCATTTCCTACCATTGCCACAGAGATGATTGACATTTACAGCCTCTCTTATCTAACAAGGAAGTAAACTGGTTAAGATGATCATTGTGACACAAAACGTCTATTAACTATACATAAACACCCTAAAACCTCAAATATACGACAATTCAGACGGTTTAACCTACAAAATAGATTGGTCAGACACATCTAAGTGGTTAAAAACAGCTTTGGGAATGAAGTGATTTAGACAAGACGGAAGTTCATAAAGCGAAAGCTTGTTGTGAAGCCAGTTACACTTTCGTTTTTTTAATAAGGGCGTTACTGCAGTTTACCACCTGAAACCCACCAAAACGTATTATTTAAGTAGAAGCctaattatttgtattattttaagcGTTGAATGTAAAAATGGCGTCGATTTTAGCTTAAAATTGACACATGTTGCTGGTTTGGTCCCTCTGAGTCATCTCTTAACGTCGCTGCAGTGGGTTTAAAACATCAAGATTCGGTTAAAATGATCTATTAGGTCTTATAACAGCcgcttaatttaaatttatggCATTTAGATGACTCGGATTTGTTTGAATCAACCGAATCCGTTCTGACGGAACTCATCGCATTAGACTCCtatacactatattgctgtCATTCACTCGCTGTCAATGAATGAAAGGACTTGTTAAGATACTGAATTCTACTCTAACGTGCCCTTTGACCCACTGTCTCTCAAATCTCGAACCCAAAACCCTGTTCTAGAGTCCCGCGGCCTCCACCGGCGCTTTTCCTCCTTCATGTTTGGAAACGCGAAGCGAGCCGAGTCATCGAGTGAGAGAACCGCTCGTACCAACGCCGATCAAGCCGCAACGAACCATCGAATCGCATTTTCGACGAGTTAAACTTCATGTTTAAACCTCTATCGCGTCGTCGTGTGTGGTAACTCTTTATATGCGATGTAAAAAGTATGAGGTTTAGACGTCTACCTTGTGTAGTCTCCTGCTCGCCGCCATCTTGAATCTTTCAACTACTACCAGGATGCACCGCGCGGCGCAGCGATGGAATCATGAGCTCGTGCGCGTTTTTAAAACTTCGGTTGATCTGGGATCAGATTTAATATTCGCGAGACAGGAGAAAGGAGCGCGAATAATGATCTCAGGTCAGCACCCGTGGGTACTTTCCATTacaaaacgaaacaaaaatgCCATTTATTACACTGCGAATGGAATTGTTTCTCCTGTGATGAATCAAGCCCTATTTTAGTCACCCTTTATTATTTACGTATCTTGAAAATGTGTTGAACTGAATTAGTGAAGTGACGGTTTCTGTGAACTTCAGGATGTAGGTGTGCCGAGAAATATACAAAATGCAATGAACGTCCTTGACAAGGAAGTGTCTTTTCCGTATTTCTAGTTGAGTACTAGTTAATGACCACATGATGTCACTCCAGAGTAAGGAATAATGCTCAGTGGTTATTTGATGCTGAGTgattatttaaaggattagttcactttccaattaaaatttcctgataatttactcacccccatgtcatccaagatgttcatgtctttctttcttcagtcgaaaagaaattaaggtttttgatgaaaacattccaggatttttctccatatagtggacttcaatggagcccaaacagttgaaggtaaaaattgcagtttcattgcagcttcaaagcgttctacatgatcccagacgaggaataagggtcttatctagagaaaccatcactcattttctaaaaaagtttttaaaatgttatacattttaaccagaaatgctcatcttgaactagctctcttcttcttcttctctaacgaattccggcagtgtagctAAGTGTATTagtgccctccacaggtcaaagtttgaactaaattgtcatatataaaatgctagtgcaagtatataacaattagttcaaactttgacctgtggagggcactAATACACTTagtagtgtctacactgccggaatagagggtatgcatcgacgtcactttcccttCAGAACGCGCTTCTCCAGCTGGACTTAGTGgtaaaagaacctgctgcatgactggatttaattgGGGAAACTACGAAAATgtgagtaaaacaaacgattacactaaaggtaggactcgaaagtgtttcttacaacttgtcaaataaacttaatccatggatattgacatgcagccaggagtcgtgtttcctgacatttatatgtgcctgatttgatgccggggaaatacataaagcaaatctgcctgtgaatattttatataactacaatataggtattTTTAAATCCgcataatcacttatatcaatgttatatatatattgtcatattgcccagccctaacACAAATATAgcatagtttttgtcagtgtttatttaaaaacaaccaattatgcagaatataagatggaaaatatttaattgatgatttgtcaacataatataaaacaatacaatatatgcGGTATgatttttacctcaaaatccaacaatttgacacaaaatgataactgcaaatccatgtttctctgcctggagttcaGATGTTTCTGTGacttgcagtgatccatttgctttttttctgtagctttcagcagtctttaaatataaacctcagattttgtgtcaaagctatatttgtacagtcaatcacaaagctctttccccttttggatgtgttttgtgtgtttttcacggcattcacgctgaaaaccaatgctgccgctcagtcttttgccactttGCAGGCGTGACCACAGTTGTAACGGCCGACAGATACATcacatgcataccctctatactaatagagaagaagaagagagctagttcaagatgagcatttctggttaaaatgtatacaattttaaaaacttttttagaaaatgagtgatggtttctctagataagacccttatttctcgtctgggatcatgtagaacgctttgaagctgcaatgaaactgcaatttttaccttcaactgtttgggctccattgaagtcctctataaggagaaaaatcctggaatgttttcatcaaaaaccttaatttcttttcgactgaagaaagaaagacatgaacatcttggatgacatgggggtgagtaaattatcaggaaattttaatttgaaagtgaactaatcctttaatttgaGTGAGATTTGAATTCAAGATATCACACGAACCATGGCCCAGGGTTCAGCTGGTCGAACCTATTGGCTCTGAAATCAACCAACATTGTACATCACTAGCAAAAATTACTATGGTACGGCCATGTTTTTCTGAACCCTGGCATTACCATGGTATCCTTAGTTTGAAGTACTTTGGAGAATTTGTAAATCATTCAGTTGAACAGTACTGGCCTTgtgaaaaaagaagtgtgcttaaagggatagttcacccaaaaattaaaattctgtcatcatttactcaccctcaatttgTTCCAATTCTGTATATTCtgtcttcaaaatattttcttttgtgttcagcagaacaaagacatttatacaggtttggaacaacttgatgCTGGGTatattatgacagaattttcatttttgggtgaactatccctttaattgcaTGGATTGTGTACTTGTAGTGttcttcaaatcttaaaagtatatgtggttacactttattttaaggtgtctttgttacagtgtaattatacatttaagtactgagtaatattacatgtacttactataggggtatgattagggtttggtttagagttagttgcatgtaactatgcataatttactgttattactatagtaactatatgtaatatttgtaacaatgacactgtaaaaataaagtgttaccgtatattttataaaaaaaaaagtacttgcagataatataatattaatgaaacaaaAGGCCAGTTAAATATACTTAAAGGGAGTTCTTAATACACTTAAGTACACTATTAAAAGTGCACATTGTAATaaagtcaaattaaaagtttaactttaaactatatttaaaatcattatgttttaataatcttttgtcgTGCTTCAAAGAAGTACGAGACTCGGGGGGAAATGAGTGgagtttattttttaagttcaaAATGTAGAGGATTTCCATCTTTTATACACATAATAGCCTCTAAACACTACGCAAATTTAATACATACATATAGTGGGATTTTATGCATCTTtggtttaaaaatataaaatatgtccCCTCAGTGAATCTCCACCACTGCTTGttcaatacattttataaagttaatatatttcaaatgtactGAAACtgcatcattacaaatgtgtaattaaaagTATGTTTTAATAGTTTCATTAGAAATTgaattaaagtatatttttggTTTTGCATTTGACAGTACACTTTAACcctaaatatatgtaaaaaaaacactcttaagttcaactatttgcatttaaaataaatgtaaactataatacatgttaatttaatttaaatgaacaatttaccatttaatcaaaaacattacGTCAGGTCACcttttaaagggaaagttcactcaaaaatgaaaatttttgtcatcatttactcaccctcaagttggtccaaatctgtatgagtttctttcttctgttgaacacaaaagaagatgttttgaagaatgttggtgaccagacagttgatggtagccattggcatccatagtaggaaaaaaaatacaatgactACTGTTAACtgtctgggtgaactatccctttaaatgaagagtttatttgcaaaaacagataactccatttttatgaattctcacaaatcatgtttttttttattgtgcattccaagtaataacaatcaaactgcagttgggctgttttgattaagtaatgataactctaaaaaatacatgtaaattaaaaaattaaaattcattgaaagtatgttttatatatatattaaaagtttgttttttagcaaaagcagataactccaacagtcg
Proteins encoded:
- the ube2l3b gene encoding ubiquitin-conjugating enzyme E2 L3b isoform X4 → MAASRRLHKELEEIRKSGMKNFRNIQVDESNILTWQGLIVPDNPPYDKGAFRIEIIFPAEYPFKPPKITFKTKIYHPNIDEKGQVCLPVISAENWKPATKTDQVIQSLIALVNDPQPEHPLRADLAEEYSKDRKKFFKNAEEFTKKHGEKRPVD
- the ube2l3b gene encoding ubiquitin-conjugating enzyme E2 L3b isoform X3, coding for MPRNTKDVTLCLNLLAFVRIIVGDVLLPISPCVYLLLNQSESFNLRRKKLIQIWTNLRELEEIRKSGMKNFRNIQVDESNILTWQGLIVPDNPPYDKGAFRIEIIFPAEYPFKPPKITFKTKIYHPNIDEKGQVCLPVISAENWKPATKTDQVIQSLIALVNDPQPEHPLRADLAEEYSKDRKKFFKNAEEFTKKHGEKRPVD
- the ube2l3b gene encoding ubiquitin-conjugating enzyme E2 L3b isoform X5, encoding MELEEIRKSGMKNFRNIQVDESNILTWQGLIVPDNPPYDKGAFRIEIIFPAEYPFKPPKITFKTKIYHPNIDEKGQVCLPVISAENWKPATKTDQVIQSLIALVNDPQPEHPLRADLAEEYSKDRKKFFKNAEEFTKKHGEKRPVD